In a genomic window of Propionispora vibrioides:
- a CDS encoding helix-turn-helix domain-containing protein, whose protein sequence is MNVLISYKPFLKLLIDRDMKKQDVIQLTGISKATMAKLNTNEYVSLEVIDKLCAALNCQPGDLLEYIQDDQAKEN, encoded by the coding sequence GTGAATGTTTTGATTAGTTACAAACCATTTTTAAAGCTATTAATTGATAGAGATATGAAAAAACAAGACGTTATTCAACTGACTGGCATCTCAAAAGCAACTATGGCTAAACTCAACACAAATGAGTATGTATCATTAGAAGTTATAGACAAGCTTTGCGCTGCCCTCAACTGTCAGCCCGGAGATTTACTAGAATATATACAAGACGATCAAGCCAAGGAAAACTAA
- a CDS encoding HIRAN domain-containing protein — MLKSIAMTLSNSLVKHGLPRPQALKRAWAMAKQGQFNAKAVGVTFGLRQTALMRLKKYSKEVITILLVHEPNQYDKNAVAVKVSVNRGRAFTIGYLPKLTASLWGRLVDKQKAAAKIVKITGGNGKNLGINFKLQLVA; from the coding sequence ATGCTAAAATCAATTGCAATGACATTATCAAACTCTTTGGTAAAACATGGACTGCCCCGCCCCCAAGCCCTAAAGCGCGCCTGGGCAATGGCCAAGCAGGGCCAGTTTAATGCGAAGGCTGTTGGTGTAACCTTTGGGCTTAGACAAACCGCTCTAATGCGTTTGAAGAAGTACAGCAAGGAAGTCATAACTATCCTTTTGGTCCATGAGCCAAACCAATACGATAAAAACGCCGTAGCAGTCAAAGTAAGCGTTAACCGGGGGCGGGCATTCACGATAGGATATCTGCCTAAGCTAACAGCTTCTTTGTGGGGGCGGTTAGTGGACAAGCAGAAAGCCGCTGCCAAAATCGTAAAGATTACGGGTGGCAACGGCAAGAATTTGGGAATCAATTTTAAGTTGCAGCTAGTGGCTTGA